From the genome of Halorussus sp. MSC15.2, one region includes:
- the gfo6 gene encoding D-xylose 1-dehydrogenase Gfo6, giving the protein MRTRCVSTRPTASSVSATPQPTAFRTTRRDPKHESRRLLRGLRGPRLADRRGGDGPNRPARTRGIRPRARPARTDGRRAAAGGESDAATDRTRFCEVTALISGSPEKADSVADRYGVGTVLTYDEFEAGEGVETFDAVYVAGPNALHLDYARTAADHGKHVLCEKPIETSADRAREMVRVCEDAGVTLMVGYRPQVEPATRRLREMVRDGVLGDPVTFHGWFTGHILDAGGPDQWRLDPEMAGGGALMDVGVYPLNAVRFLLDAEPVAVRATTSAPHDQFEGVDEHVAFQLELPEGASASCSASYHAQADDRLRLVGTEGQAELAPAFNSEITPTLTVERGDRRVEYTGPFVNEVAEEFDYFAHCVLTDETPDPDGRDSVADMEAVEAIYESAETGRRVTVGDVGP; this is encoded by the coding sequence ATGCGGACACGCTGCGTCTCGACGAGACCGACGGCGAGTTCGGTCTCCGCGACGCCTCAGCCGACAGCCTTTCGGACCACGCGACGAGACCCGAAACATGAATCTCGACGCCTACTTCGGGGACTTCGCGGCCCGCGACTGGCAGACCGCCGCGGAGGGGACGGTCCGAATCGCCCTGCTCGGACTCGGGGGATTCGCCCGCGAGCACGTCCTGCCCGCACTGACGGGCGGCGCGCGGCCGCCGGTGGCGAAAGCGACGCCGCTACCGACCGCACGCGGTTCTGCGAGGTCACGGCGCTGATTAGCGGGTCGCCCGAGAAGGCCGACTCGGTCGCCGACCGATACGGCGTCGGCACCGTCCTCACCTACGACGAGTTCGAAGCGGGCGAGGGTGTCGAGACCTTCGACGCGGTCTACGTCGCGGGACCGAACGCGCTCCACCTCGACTACGCCCGGACCGCGGCCGACCACGGCAAGCACGTCCTCTGCGAGAAACCCATCGAGACGAGCGCGGACCGCGCCCGCGAGATGGTCCGGGTCTGCGAGGACGCGGGCGTGACCCTGATGGTCGGCTACCGCCCGCAGGTCGAACCCGCGACGCGTCGCCTCCGCGAGATGGTCCGAGACGGCGTCCTCGGCGACCCGGTGACGTTCCACGGCTGGTTCACGGGTCACATCCTCGACGCGGGCGGTCCCGACCAGTGGCGACTCGACCCCGAGATGGCCGGGGGCGGCGCGCTGATGGACGTGGGCGTCTACCCCCTGAACGCGGTCCGGTTCCTGCTCGACGCCGAACCGGTCGCGGTCCGGGCGACGACCAGCGCGCCACACGACCAGTTCGAGGGCGTGGACGAACACGTCGCCTTCCAGTTGGAGTTGCCCGAGGGCGCGAGCGCCTCCTGTTCGGCGAGTTACCACGCGCAGGCCGACGACCGCCTCCGACTCGTCGGCACCGAGGGGCAGGCCGAACTCGCTCCCGCGTTCAACTCCGAGATTACCCCGACGCTGACCGTCGAACGCGGCGACCGGCGCGTCGAGTACACCGGCCCGTTCGTCAACGAGGTGGCCGAGGAGTTCGACTACTTCGCCCACTGCGTACTGACGGACGAGACCCCGGACCCCGACGGCCGCGACAGCGTGGCCGACATGGAGGCGGTCGAGGCCATCTACGAGTCGGCCGAGACCGGTCGGCGAGTTACGGTCGGCGACGTCGGCCCGTAA
- a CDS encoding DUF4352 domain-containing protein, with protein MNRRTLLATLGAGVFAGCTGSDSTARTTDATTTDETTTAGETTTGDKTHEADDTETADSESGERALAVGERVDDQQLSMVVRDVSKTDKLGEFTTAGSGNTFVVVRLAVKNTTKDTYLGFSGFLQTRAKDDSGYTYDQSLSATDQTFTGGQLVPGEVSRGDIVYEVPKDASGLTLQFDFRAVSFLTVDRVTVDLESTADSVADLKQDLGVDVHDTGKSVSHGGVGVTVNGVEYADTLGDFAQAGEGNEYAIVDITTRNGTGKAQHISTALQMLAKDGKGRSYSLSIDAATALDRPYDEASALADGEKRRGKVAYEVPKGVSPLYWTFEYSLWTDGDKTFWKLR; from the coding sequence ATGAACCGCCGAACTCTCCTCGCCACACTCGGCGCTGGCGTGTTCGCTGGCTGTACCGGCTCTGACTCCACCGCACGGACGACCGATGCGACGACAACGGACGAGACGACGACCGCCGGTGAAACCACTACAGGTGACAAGACCCACGAGGCCGACGACACGGAGACGGCCGACAGTGAGTCGGGCGAACGGGCGCTCGCAGTCGGCGAACGGGTGGACGACCAGCAGTTGAGCATGGTCGTCCGCGACGTGTCGAAGACCGACAAGCTCGGAGAGTTCACCACGGCCGGTAGCGGGAACACGTTCGTCGTGGTCCGGCTCGCGGTCAAGAACACCACGAAAGACACCTACCTCGGTTTCAGCGGCTTCCTTCAGACCCGCGCCAAGGACGATTCGGGCTACACCTACGACCAGTCGCTGTCGGCGACCGACCAGACGTTCACCGGCGGCCAACTCGTCCCCGGCGAGGTGTCGCGGGGCGATATCGTGTACGAGGTTCCGAAGGACGCCTCGGGTCTCACCCTCCAGTTCGACTTTCGGGCGGTGTCGTTCCTGACCGTGGACCGCGTGACCGTGGACCTCGAATCGACCGCCGACTCCGTGGCGGACCTGAAACAGGACCTCGGCGTGGACGTTCACGACACCGGGAAGTCGGTCAGTCACGGCGGCGTCGGCGTCACGGTCAACGGCGTGGAGTACGCCGACACGCTCGGGGACTTCGCGCAGGCCGGGGAGGGCAACGAGTACGCTATCGTGGACATTACGACGAGGAACGGGACCGGGAAGGCCCAACACATCTCGACGGCGCTCCAGATGCTCGCGAAGGACGGGAAAGGGCGGTCGTACTCGCTCAGTATCGACGCCGCGACGGCGCTCGACCGACCCTACGACGAGGCCTCGGCGCTGGCCGACGGCGAGAAGCGCCGCGGCAAGGTGGCCTACGAGGTGCCGAAGGGCGTCAGCCCGCTCTACTGGACGTTCGAGTACTCGCTCTGGACCGACGGGGACAAGACGTTCTGGAAGCTCAGGTAA
- a CDS encoding acyl-CoA carboxylase subunit beta: protein MKVRVSDGATDEEASAIAEALAQHVRDEVEVFVGDADSPAVVRRAPVAASASDGSAAESTAGATDSDDLGPTEREEALWAEIEDIELGGPEKYKRRLEEQGKLFVRDRLDLWFGEDGMLFEDGKFANFDAWHGDSPEVDAEDNDDRLPGDGLLTGAAEFEGREVHFMANDFTVKAGSMAEKGVEKFLRMQQRALKSGKPVLYLMDSSGGRIDQQTGFFANREGIGKYYYNHSMLSGRVPQICVLYGPCIAGAAYTPVFADFTVMVRDMSAMAIASPRMVKMVTGEDIEMEELGGPDVHAKHSGSADLVADDEEHACELVADLVSYLPDSADEKPPKTEGREPLKSPEGIDSIVPQEPNKGYDMTDVIDRVVDEDSYFELKSEYGKEIITAFARIDGRPVGIVANQPAQRAGAIFPDAAEKAAEFIWTCDAYEIPLLYLCDTPGFMAGSQVEKDAILEKGKKFIYATSSATVPKQTVVVRKAYGAGIYAMGGPAYDPESIIGLPSGEIAIMGPEAAINAVYARKLSEIDDEEERAQMEQELREEYREDIDIHRMASEVVVDEIVPPSTLRTELENRFAFYEGVEKELPDKKHGTIL from the coding sequence ATGAAAGTCCGCGTCAGCGACGGTGCGACCGACGAAGAGGCCTCCGCCATCGCGGAGGCGCTGGCCCAACACGTCCGCGACGAAGTGGAAGTGTTCGTGGGTGACGCCGATTCGCCCGCGGTCGTCCGGCGAGCGCCCGTCGCCGCGAGCGCGTCAGACGGGTCGGCCGCGGAATCGACCGCCGGGGCCACCGACTCCGACGACCTCGGACCGACCGAGCGCGAGGAGGCGCTCTGGGCCGAAATCGAGGACATCGAGTTGGGCGGTCCCGAGAAGTACAAGCGGCGACTCGAAGAGCAGGGGAAACTGTTCGTCCGCGACCGCCTCGACCTCTGGTTCGGCGAGGACGGGATGCTGTTCGAGGACGGCAAGTTCGCCAACTTCGACGCGTGGCACGGAGACAGCCCCGAAGTGGACGCCGAGGACAACGACGACCGACTCCCCGGCGACGGCCTGCTCACGGGCGCGGCCGAGTTCGAGGGCCGCGAGGTCCACTTCATGGCGAACGACTTCACCGTCAAGGCCGGGAGCATGGCCGAGAAGGGCGTCGAGAAGTTCCTCCGGATGCAACAGCGCGCCCTGAAGTCCGGCAAGCCGGTCCTCTACCTGATGGACTCGTCGGGCGGGCGCATCGACCAGCAGACCGGGTTCTTCGCCAACCGGGAAGGCATCGGGAAGTACTACTACAACCACTCGATGCTCTCCGGGCGCGTCCCACAGATTTGCGTCCTCTACGGACCCTGCATCGCCGGAGCCGCTTACACGCCGGTGTTCGCCGACTTCACCGTCATGGTCCGGGACATGTCCGCGATGGCCATCGCCTCCCCGCGGATGGTCAAGATGGTCACGGGCGAGGACATCGAGATGGAGGAACTCGGCGGCCCGGACGTCCACGCCAAGCACTCGGGGAGCGCGGACCTCGTGGCCGACGACGAGGAGCACGCGTGCGAACTCGTCGCCGACCTCGTCTCCTACCTCCCGGACAGCGCCGACGAGAAGCCGCCGAAGACCGAGGGCAGGGAACCGCTGAAGTCGCCCGAGGGAATCGACTCCATCGTCCCGCAGGAACCGAACAAAGGGTACGACATGACCGACGTCATCGACCGCGTGGTGGACGAAGACTCCTACTTCGAACTCAAGTCGGAGTACGGCAAGGAGATAATCACCGCGTTCGCCCGCATCGACGGCCGTCCGGTCGGCATCGTCGCCAACCAACCCGCCCAGCGCGCGGGGGCCATCTTCCCCGACGCCGCCGAGAAGGCCGCGGAGTTCATCTGGACCTGCGACGCCTACGAGATTCCCCTGCTCTACCTGTGTGACACGCCGGGATTCATGGCCGGGTCGCAGGTCGAGAAGGACGCCATCCTCGAAAAGGGCAAGAAGTTCATCTACGCCACGTCGTCCGCGACCGTCCCCAAGCAGACCGTCGTCGTCCGGAAGGCCTACGGCGCGGGCATCTACGCGATGGGCGGCCCGGCCTACGACCCCGAGAGCATCATCGGACTCCCCTCCGGGGAAATCGCGATAATGGGACCGGAGGCCGCCATCAACGCGGTGTACGCCCGCAAACTCTCCGAAATCGACGACGAAGAAGAGCGCGCCCAGATGGAGCAGGAACTCCGCGAGGAGTACCGCGAGGACATCGACATCCACCGGATGGCGAGCGAAGTCGTCGTGGACGAAATCGTCCCGCCGAGCACGCTCCGGACCGAACTGGAGAACCGGTTCGCGTTCTACGAGGGCGTCGAGAAGGAACTGCCGGACAAGAAGCACGGCACGATTCTGTAA
- a CDS encoding DUF5658 family protein, producing the protein MSSDGRYWPTLTRTGRRRVTAAVADVSRTERLLWLLVAVALVGDLLTTYYGLQMGLSESNPVARTAIETFGFSAMVGLKLFAVGVGLGCRRLLPDRHGLLVPAGLAVPWTGAVLVNLALYAMVV; encoded by the coding sequence ATGAGTTCGGACGGACGCTACTGGCCGACGCTGACTCGCACGGGTCGACGACGAGTGACCGCCGCGGTGGCGGACGTTTCGAGGACGGAGCGACTGCTCTGGCTTCTCGTGGCGGTCGCGCTCGTGGGCGACCTGCTCACTACCTACTACGGTCTCCAGATGGGGCTGTCGGAGTCGAACCCGGTCGCTCGCACCGCCATCGAGACGTTCGGGTTCTCGGCGATGGTCGGTCTGAAACTGTTCGCGGTCGGCGTCGGACTGGGTTGTCGGCGACTCCTGCCCGACCGACACGGCCTGCTCGTGCCCGCCGGACTCGCGGTCCCGTGGACGGGAGCGGTCCTCGTCAACCTCGCGCTGTACGCGATGGTGGTTTGA